In Mya arenaria isolate MELC-2E11 chromosome 1, ASM2691426v1, the genomic stretch tttactatattaataagcatgtatggtgtaaacgtgtaatttcaatacatcattgaaacaaaatatccatgtggatggaagaacagccctccaacccacttgtgtccccaAGTTATGAActacgggatctgccactgtgaaccataacaatcaagtgggggatttcaagaacatgaaaaaatagatatcgtgagtcttagattagaaaaacaaacgcgcgattttccccctccaaaagggctaggtccgCTTCACCTCAATGTGAAAAAAGCCttgactgttgagtgtgggtggggtataaaagctagcagcaagtaataattagcaataaattgacttcatcattaaaatactttattaattacctataagataatattcgttacagtataatgtacgagttatatgaagttgtaatcttagtgtattttatccatacagttccagctaccaggaaagaaacctctggggcatcttagtgaataatttccacttaatgaaaatttagatttttttcttcgtaaattttaaattatctaatattacttgcaatcttaaacattgcaaaaaggctagaaagtgtcctctaatggttgaatttaaaatagtgtttatagtaatttaaagctgcactctcacagattgacagttttgacaacctttttttgtcccagactcggctgattttggcagcaatgctttctatacaaataataagattactcacaataaaacagatctaaattgtttggaaaactgccgacatttttaatttttcttaaaacgttactcttgtatcacttttagccataaaatatcaatttgcgaacgtaaaactgaaaaactgtatctgatcttttgtcagcagtcttataccactggtatctagacatttacgcaaaaattggctaattccaaaacaaaaaataaaaatagttgtcaacacggtcaatctgtgagggtgcagctttaaaagaaaaataagacaatgggacttttcatttttgaagtataatttaatgctaatggcttacattttgttgtgtttgagtcaagtatcattttgcatacatctcatttcatgtcatatgtgcgtattaattactattatatagacaaaaacatgttgtaatatcatatattattttattcgacatgaaataatttataatccatcctatttccaaatcatagtccatagtgtcataatatagatgattcgtaatgtccataataaggttcgcaatgtccatggtccaaagtatccataattggtttaaatagagccgagtgatagcggaaatttccgaaagacgtaaggaggagttaagacatggttaaggcggagttaagacatggttaaggcggagctatctataaataaaattaaattcatctcatgttcaactgcgaatgaaaagttaccaccatacaatgtattttgtagaactacgaactgaaatctgtcttctacacaccgcaatgtaaaacccggcatgtgactttcacagaatgacgtgtgttttaacatacacaactttataaacacgactgaatcgtctgatgaatagatgcaacgagaataaaactccaatcggtacaatgaaaaatgaaaatgtgcagtgtaaaatgtaaacataaaccgATGAGTTAGCggatgtaaaatgtaaatttgtgCATGAATgatacaaacctaaaatacacacatacacgtctggacttttggcaacgaatagcctccatatcCCGTGGGCTGCACGGTGACTTACCTATCTCGCTTTACCAAGGGCAATTATAAGCAGACATTCTTGATGCAGTGTGTACGGTTTTGACTGGTATAGCCAGAAGATTTTGAAATTCTAACAATAACATCTGTATAATGTAAGCGTTAACTACACTGGTTTTTGTTTGGAACTACTATTttttgcgtattgtatgtgatTTTCTGATGCTCATTTATTGCAATTACGtgatgttattgtttatttcgcAACTTAAAATGTACCGTGCTAGATGTTTTGAGTGCTGCCTAgatatatgattataatttcCTGATGCATAATGCAGTTTTCAGATTGGTTGAGCCAACTGACAAGAAACTTAAATCGCTGAGCTTGATTTCAATACGGGGTAATCAGAAACAAAGtcactgtttttatttgtttactcAATATAACTTTACGAGATCGTTCTTAGAATATAATTCTTAAAGTGCTGTCTCTATGTGTCAATTCAATTGTGTGTAGTTTATATCCTTTGCCAATTAAGGAGCACAAACACACCAACGGTTTCTTGCCTTATACAATAATTGTAACATAAATAACTTACCTTTCTTACATTATCGGGGCGATACTCTTCCGCCTGTTTTTACAGTGATTTACCTTTCCCATTGTTATCGCATTGATTTTCCAGGTATTTATTTTTCACGGTGATTTCCAGTTCTCATGTTATCTGGGCCATATACTTTTCCTGTGTTTCACGGTGATTTCCCCTTTCATTGGTTTGTGGTGATACACACTTACCTTTGTTTTCACAGTGACATACCTAACCCGTGTTTTCACGGTGATTTGATTCACTGAGACttgtatgatgcagatcccaacagctgcccctggcttactttaaatagttgcctgtggcTTCTGttgggtaaaatcagtcttgattttgaaaatgaaaaaatacaacattttatgggTTGCTAATCACGTCATGGGACACAATACAACTATTATTAATGATTTGTCGACAATATTtcaacaatctataaaatctaTAAAACCCCACTATGGTAATATaattgacaagaaaataaacTTTCCCAAACACAATTCGTCATGAAAACGGTAAACGTCTAGTTCAGCCATGAATTTTATAGCTAATATACCAATCCTAATCATATCACTGCGTTCTGCGCAaagaataatcatttttacatcgaaatgACAAAACAATCTTACCGGTTATTCCAAATTGTAGCACGAATCcgattaaaaatatacacactatcgCTTATACTGCTGTTATGAGCGCCTGTAATGATCCCGATGACACGCGGACGAAACAATCTCAAAGAATACGGTTTTctgcaatcgtaacaactcggccatctccggcaagcttcgagatagacctcgtaaatagtagtaaggatatacgaaagtgcgatgcggctgccggcgattaacaccgttttcaatccgcgtaaagaaggcccattgtaacaacaaggaaatggattgtgttaaattaaatgtgcttgtttaagagaaaatatttattgtaacctcaaaaaatgttcgttttatgaatatttagatgtttccttatagttcaagcactctatttcctctagaaaaatcgtgagcacacagaaaatttacttgacagtcattgaaatgatcatacggttcatggcatgcatgaatcattacatcggattaaatgcatgcatggactaaatgtcaacattttctcaacagttataggaataccctatgaaatgtaagttttaagtcatactttgccgtgttatttttcacaccatgccttgccattaatacaacattactattctgtaaaatcattgattgccttgtgcagagttttgtgggttgtggtaggatgggtgtgagctggtcacccagtcagctttaccagctgaaatctatgcatgcctttacttcagcattattgggtttgggctgcagattttttttgtgtcaacagttctgtggggttgaggtggggcggtgactatccacgcagtatgctcaattgttagagtaccaATACAATATATCATGTGGATATGCatcagacaattgtaaccacggcctccccaggtctggggaatagtggggactttgactttcagtacagcccaccccggctaaaatccccaccctgcgcggacgatccaatggcaaaatccctgccaacgcccccacaccccagggactctaggtaaggtccattccactctatattttaagcgaagataaaaccaccgcattcaaccagcactgcagggccacctgataggtaaaaacacagcccatttccgctggttaaccccagtattcccctgggggggggggggttacaattgactggtgcactgaGTTGACAGatcttgtcttaaaattgtatttgctcaaggcagatcatgcttcactttacctcctaggctgtggataaaacccactcattagaagtttccttacacattatacttgtcttaatctataattattagtctcaatatctttgagtaaattgtcattttttattaaaaacaaccaaaagagtaactgataagatactcaactgatttattttttttgtaaataaaagccttaaacaaatatttagccaggttactaagcttttcatcaatgtataccagacttttttcaataatacttaatctattttgaataattagcctttagatcactcttcaccaaatgactcttttatgtccaactccataaaatgcaaacaagaataattacagtttggatcaacatgtctcttaattttatttttgatattagtcaagtaataacagagccatgtgtatgcaatccaatgtaaaactaatgataaattaggttttgctcccatttttactttcatttctgtgccaagcccttttaagtgcattgagtcttttgggagacttcacaatatttctggcgcttaatccccatatatggctttaagttgccatacaaatttaagtcttcattacaaaatatactgtgtctccactttaaccataaacacacaatgagaggactatttaaagcattaccatgtgtcagaattatagatctttctttacattttatttttctaattgtattaccggtctctttagcaatacccttgtgcctctttgagtacttggcttgacagtttggtttttaatacattgttttgaatgttttatttgtacacaacaatgatgatgatgatgatgacactatgctatgccaaaacctcaacacattttcttcaaacaaaaaaggacagtcattcagaataacttttattacatcagtTGAGAAattaaactcatacaatcaacgaaataaacatgcatctgtaaaatcaaAGGTCATGTTATATGttcgttaaattcaacttaataaagaaaataaatattggttgcagtaagcaatgcgcatcacttctaataacCATTcaaacagactgaaaaataaatcaacacaaatggaaaaactgtttgcaagtcagctagtatcttattttatgccttatcagattgctatgcaagctggaagcttacaaaatcactcttaagtctgttgcctaagaagaaacaagtatggacatccttttcctgaggtcaagagaaagtatcttggaggtcttgaactcacaaccttgaatttggggcttatcctctagaccactttcaccttttcacattttaaagagcccagtttacaatatggcacTTGCAAAGATGTGCCCTATTAAcagattttctgaagtcttaaaaattgaactgaataaaatagttctcctttatttggtctgccgatgccatctgtttctgtttttgtagttatcttccctccataatataggaaaaccacttaAAGTGTatataaatcctttaccattttacccttttaaaatatatgttcggatttatttaattatcacggaccaacagatgacttttatcttcaacttcacatcagtatgtaagtcatcaaatatttgagatgacaagatgttccactgaacgctttgtttccatcttgcactcatttttccaaggaaggcgttgcagttgtgttaagATGATtgccatgcattgcaggtcaatcctcatacaatggcatttttgattacattcggattccagtgcctgaaatagaaaacagaaaatacaacaataataggaattatattttcagatcaattattttaaaagcctgtacaacaacagaaaagtattcacaaaacattaagtgcaacaccaatttaaagctgcatcctcacagttttactgttctgacaccttttttatttttgtctttaaacgagccaattggcaattattgtgcaaatgtatggaaaccagtgatattagactgctgacataatatcagatcacaatctttcatatacaagtttgaaaatttggtaaaaattcctccaactagtcatataaggtcacacataatagaacagatttcaattgtttggaaaatatttttttgctattgctttaagccatttaattaattatatgtgtaaatttaatttaattactcctttgggcttttgaagaatgatcaagaagaactgtcaatctgtgagagagcagcttttagctctggactactggttaattaaaaaatatgaaatgaaattgttatcatgtttaaattcatctacaatgttgatattttaatactgtcaatccttgttggttaattgtacaaacatgcaggtacttttgggTTTAAACAaataggatacttgactgttaaattattgtccgaatttcgaaaatagcacaaccattacctcatctgccttttttcaatagaacaagccgggaatcagagtcagctgcacccctggtaccatactcttctctgaaaatgacaataagattaaaatttaaatgtctgcatttcattggcacagtaaaaatgtcagcatttttcaatgtttctgcatcaccaccactggtggatatcaaagaatttagtcttgaaagaaatgtgtgctggtttatgcgttcaaactcattttgttaaaccaatagaatgaagatctaatttatttagagaactatattagtgaacagggccgaggtattcaattgtgccattacattaagttgttcgctaccaacactcacggacatataaaccatacatccttggttataagaatgtaaatattaattataaaaaattaaagttaatgatatgaaatgtatgagataaatctaacctattatcgatctaagtaaagttagattcagacttatttgttattaaaaaaaaaataatagagtatttgttttcttaatttttgccactgatcactggagcttcaaaattgttatttactaaattagaatctgtcaaatgaaagaagactttaccccacccactaagaattaatgacatttccaattagtttctcattagggctcttttaaaactatttttatattttattaaaatacaataagtataaaaatatcacttacacacaaataagtggtaaaagttcgctcctcattctgtctttggactaacatatctcttggttgtttgaacatcttcttggtcggccatgatggactattttcttacgacccgtattatatccgaggccatatcttgatactagccgaggagttccgattgggTTTTCTGGTTAAGATTTCTGGTTCCCATTAGCTGAACCAAAAAATTAAGGGCATCTCTCGGGCAAAAAGGAAGTAGTCACTTTCCGAATGTATATTACCGTATTGGATTTGTAGTCGAGCGAAAGCGCTAGGCCTCAAGTCCGTTTTAACTTATGCGTGCTAACACGAAAAACAGTAATCGGAATTTGTTAATCGAATAATAAAGTGTCATAATTagcatttattcaaatgacattGTAATTTATCTTACTTGACTGATTATGTAGGTGAGATAGTAGCATAATAAAGTTAAGTTGATAAAAATTTGCCCCAATTCGCACTAAATTCGCACTTAATGCACTTTTCTTATCTTAGTTGAAGTATTAAGTAGGTCGGTTAGTTTAGTACAATTATATAACGTCCCAATGCTTTACATCACGCAGTTACTGAGATATTGACCCttatgtgcttacatgcaaagtatttaacataatttcaacTTCAAATAATACAGGGCCATAATGTGCATGATATGCAAGTAATCTTACTTGGTCAATCAAGTGGGTAAAATAGTCGGACAACATTTCCAGAGTTATAAGTGCAATGCATGATGTATCTTCATAGATATTGACTTTAATCTGGCAAcgtgcaaaaccttaaccagaatttctaagtctattaataaagggccataacttgcataatgcaaaatagagttatctgaCTTTATTTCTTGAGTAGGTTTCATAGTTGTGTAACGTTGTATAAagattcaatgcaatacatgaagtcgTTGCTGATATATTGACTAAGTTGtagttacatgcaaaacttttaCCAAAATTTAGAAGAAAATAACAAAGTGCCATGATTTGCATTACTTGCAAAATCCAAATAATTAAGTAGGTTAGATGGTTGTGTAAAGTTGTATAAAATTGCAATGCAATCCATCGCATTGTTGTTGAGATATAAGCATGTGCGTAATTTCATGCAAAACCTAAttcagaatttctaagtcgaattaTTAACGGCCATTATTTGCGTTATATGCAACATAGAATTATCTAACTTcataaattaagtaggttggatagtttgAAACACATGTCTGAAGTttcaatacataatatttttgctaagataataattataagttgCTTACATGAAATATGTTACCCCAATGCTGACGTTAGCTTGAGTCGTATAGCTCTCCGTATTTTTAAATAGTCGAACTACAAACTGTGCAGAAACTGTTTTCTGTACAGTTATAGATTTGATTTCGTCTTAGCAACATTTAAATAGTAAGAGCGGTTCTTTACCTTCCTTGAGCATCTCCAGTTCATTTTGAGCGTTGATATTGAGCTCATCTGACTGCAGCTGTTAACAAAATTTACACATGTTGTAATTTAAAGACTAATATAATGGCACACATTCAACCGAAATAACAGGTaaagataattataatattattgacCTTGCTTGTGtctttgcactaaacaagcgcATATAATCCCACCTGATTAAGTTGTTCCACGGCATGCTGTGCCTCGGGTCGGTTCGCTAGATCAGTCTGGTCCTCCAGCAGACTCCGAAGCTTAAAAAAGATGTTCGCTAGCGGTTTGTCCTCGATCTTCTGATCATGGGAGTGGCGGACGATTCGACCAAAGCCTCGAACCTTAAATGGAATGCtggaaataatgaaaaactacACACATTTACAGGTCtgcttaaaaacatatttgtacttGTGATGTAAATACTGCAAGTGAAATATAGAAAGTATGCATGCGCGTTAAGTGGTTCGATGTAATACTTGAAAGAACTCGATATATGTACAAACAAGCAAAATTACATATCCCAACTTAATCATAAGACCCTGCACATCCTTTCCAGCCTTTTTAAATCCGAAATAGGCAGGAAAACGCTCATACAGGCATAGAAAAGTGAACGTATTCTCGGAGGTGCATAACTATACGATATCAATGGCAGGCCCAGCCTGCACTTTTTATTTAGCCCAGCTAGGCCCCTGGTTTATATTAAGCTATGTTTTTTACGATATCATTGCgtttaattagttttaaaaagCTCATTCGTTGCATATTGTGCGTATAATATGTATACCTCTGACAGTAAATTTGTCTTTGCTCCAATGTTGAAGGACAACTTCTTTTCGAAATCTTTACAATTCATCATAACACTAATTACGCTGTTGAAGTCACTGTCTTTGACGGATGACACGGTCTTGTAGCCATCAGGAGGCAGGAAACATTTGCCGATCTCCCAAGGGCTGGTACACCATTTGTCGGCATTTGTGTTCATCCAAGATGGACCTGTAAATCTGTGGTGTTGAATGATTTCATTACGAACACCTCCACAAATCCCATTTGGACAAGGAACGTACATTTGATTTGCGGCCTTATGAAATCTGCAATTTTTAGGACTGGTGCATATCCCTCGGGTGGGGCATTGCAACACGTTCTCGGTGAAACAATGTAAGCATATTGCCCCGGATTGAAGACTCTTCGATGTTCTGATCGTATTATAGATATCATGATGCACGCATGTCAGCACGTCCTCGACAAACTCGTGCAGTCCCTCCTTGGTGATGTTGAGGGCGAGGGCGGCCTTAATCCAGTTCTTGGCTTGCTTCTCTCTAAGTAGATCTCGGTAAGAGGTCATTGTTTTACCATAACGCAGTCAACAtctgttgaaataaatattcacaTTCTTAACAGAGTAGCAGCAAGAGCGCAAACTGTCGAACAATACGCCCGTTCTATTTTAAGAACACAAGTTGGCTGGTTACTTGTACGTTAATAACAAAGGCTTTTAAAGTTACTGTTCGGACAAGATTGTTTTTAGTTAACTTCCATAATTTAAGTGTAAAGTCTCGAATGACAAGCAAAATGGCTTGTTATCTACCTTGTCTGAGATATAATTTATATGCACATTCTGATCAAATTCGAAGATAATTAGATAAAAGCTTCTAAAATTATTGAATCGGACAACAAACTAGATGCTGCCCACCAAAAATCTCCCGTACGCCGCAAGTGAAACTTGAACACGTCACGATCTATGCATTGTCATATTAAAAGCAATTcaattcatgttttaaatttgtgtttgGATATAAATAGTGTCAAACTCTCTCACTATTCTATTTGCTCATAAACCTCCATTACACActaagtatatatttaaaagtacattcatcgCTTTTACAACTCGTAAGATGTATGGAGCAGAAAACTCCCGTTTGTTAAATTATGAATCAATACTGAATGCCTCTTGTAACAAATTTATGACATGTATGACAACggagttttattttctttaacatttctTCAAACATACTGCGATAAGTATAGGTTATTGTTTTTAGGTCTTAATTGAAAttcattgtttaaagaaaagCGCCACATTCGCGTGATATGTACCAGTTCAGACCATGGCCAAATACATAATAAcgttataaaaattatatcgTAGAAATCATAACTGTTTATTGATAAAGCTCGCCCCTTTCAATCGAGCATGTTTTCACTCCTACCTCTGAAACATGTACGCGTATTAAGCTAGAGTAATACGAATACATGCGGTTACTATGTTTAGCCATtgctttaaacatattgtttccaTCGTTGTTTATTAAGCTTTTTTCAGCTTTTTTCTTGTATTAAAGTCATTCATTATTGAGATTATGAAGATTCAAAAATGTTAGTGTATTTTAGATGTTTAATAACATTGAGATAActtctatgtttaatttatatcattaacaaCTTTATTGTTATgcatatattacttttttaattacacCATAATGATGTTGctttaatgaatttaaaagaGATAATCAAAAAAATACTATGATAATATTGcaatttcattaatttgtgttttaacttaagtatataataaaacaaaaggtatcggcgtaaatattaaaaatcttCAAACATTTGGATTGTTACAATGAAAGTTTACAAGTATAATCTTATTGTTTTAGTGATGAACGGATTTCCTCAATTCTAAGAACTTTTCCCCTTATTTTAAacagtatgtatttattaatgttaaacGAAAGCAATGCACGGACGTTGAAATAATACTAACATGATTAATGAAAACGAAACCTGACTAAATAAATTTCCATATATTTAAGTACCGATGATTTAACACTGGTGTGATTTTGTTACGATAAATGATATAACTGGACTAAATCAAAATTCTTACATTTACCTCTGGTATCGAAGTAAATTAATATGACGGTGATACATATTTACGCAAGCGCAAACACAAGCCAAATCGCTATCGCATTTATGACAAATGAATCTTATCTAATCCAGAATATTTGTGCATCCATTATGCGAAA encodes the following:
- the LOC128239078 gene encoding uncharacterized protein CXorf38 homolog, whose amino-acid sequence is MTSYRDLLREKQAKNWIKAALALNITKEGLHEFVEDVLTCVHHDIYNTIRTSKSLQSGAICLHCFTENVLQCPTRGICTSPKNCRFHKAANQMYVPCPNGICGGVRNEIIQHHRFTGPSWMNTNADKWCTSPWEIGKCFLPPDGYKTVSSVKDSDFNSVISVMMNCKDFEKKLSFNIGAKTNLLSEVRGFGRIVRHSHDQKIEDKPLANIFFKLRSLLEDQTDLANRPEAQHAVEQLNQLQSDELNINAQNELEMLKEGLRLRLNDHYQTTLDNMPISPILAEKDAKLSSCYVAPTIIEKNHKKIGRVGQSGGREVATFSDMFCHEGHFLRNVILVGEPGRGKTTFSAMCALEWTHQYSQAGEKIERKERFGDSDFFLESLHFCSMLHYEIQVRNAI